Within Euwallacea fornicatus isolate EFF26 chromosome 32, ASM4011564v1, whole genome shotgun sequence, the genomic segment TAATTGTTGAgactatgaaaatttaatatgaagTACCATTAAGCCAGTATTAAATGCAGAGATGACAAAAATGAAACTTACTTAACTCTCCTTCGTCAAAAtctctaagaaaaataaatattaaatattcagtTTTGTCATATAGATTCGGAAAAATACGACATTTTTGTACATGTATCTcacatgaaaataaattttaattggccaAAATGTCCAAACCTTGCAATAAAACACTATCAATAAAGTTTTCgactaataataaatgttattttccaCTTATACTAAAggtaaaattgatatttacaaCGTAACCTTCATCAACACTTGGGACTCAGTAGTACCTCGGGAGAATATCGCAGCCATCCGCGTGATGGTTTGCAAAGTCGAAAAACGTGAGAAAAGAATCGTTTTCCTCACTCCCGGCGATATTAAAGTGAATTTAGACCATACCCATGTTGAATTTATCCCACACGTTGGAGACTGGGTGGAAGTTGAAGTTAAATATGAGGTGAATGAGCATGCTCTTGATCTCAGTGGTGAGATCATTGAAGTCAATAAACTATGGCCAATGAGGCCCCACATTGAGGCTGGAAAAGTAACTTTATGGGATCCCCAGAAGAATTGTGGGATCATTAACAGAAAGGTGATGGTAATAATATcttttaaatccaaatttttagAATCATCTTTTAGATATTTATCGACAGAGATTCTTTGAGTTGTGGATATATTCCGGTGATAGGAGACGAGGTAGTAGCAGAAATAATAGAATCAGAGCAGAACGGTTGCAGTTGGCGGGCTTTGAAAGTGTTGCCTGAGTTCATTAGTAACaggtttaaaaatgttaaaagtgaTGATAACAGGAAGTTTGAGTTGACTCATCCAGCGTTAGAGATTTCgaattgttttcttaattttgacaaattggGCCAAAGTCggatttttaacataaacttAGAAAACAAgtctaaagaaatttttaagttacttAGCCTGAAAGTATCTGAAAACTCCCAAATTGCTCTTACCGACCAATTGCAGAAACCTAAGGAAATATTACCCAACTCAAAGTTTAACTTAGAGCTGAGTTGTACTCCCAAAACAATAGGGATCAGTAACGAGTTTATCGAATTcacttttgaatcttttacACTTGGAAAATACGTTAATATTAGCGTAAATTTAGGTATTAATGGCAGGTACTATCAGAAAAGTAAACACGTGCCCAATTACAATAACATTTATTCAAGTTCCAAGCAATTGATTAGGTAAGAGctgatttcatatttttgttgaaagtgAAGCAAGTTAGTTTTAGAGGTCAGAAACAGGGGTTTGTACGATTTCAAGCTTTCAAATTTCCCAATTATGATATACCAAAGAAGATGTTGGATTTAGTGATTCAGCATGGGGGCGCAAAAAACTATAATGTGGACCTTATTGAGAAGCTTAAAGTAGTTCAGAGGAGCCTGTTTTCAAATCTCGTGAGTTGTATTAAAAGCAGTTTTGCCTTTTTTGTAttaggataaaaaaaaacaaactgtTTAAGAAGGTGgtttcttttattaattaaaattttttaattaggatCCTATCAACTACGAGGAAAAATTCCACGCCCTTCTCCACATGGACGAAATAGCAAACTTAATACACATACGACAATACGACCAGGAGCGGGCTTGTTTCATTCCAAATAAAGACTTTCTAATGCTCGAAATCGAAAATTTAGCGGAGAAGAGACCAAGCATAATTTTGGGTGACCGGATAATTGCCAGTAATCCTTTTGGAAATTCCAATGAAGAATTTGAAGGCAACGTATTTAAAGTCGGCGCTAAACACATTTACCTCAAGTTTTCTCCCATGTTTCATGACATGTACCGAGGAGAAGATTACTCTGTTAGAATAATTCCAGGTAGGTTCATTTTGGGAGTATTTCAAACTAGAAAAATCGACGTTTTAGATCGCTTATAACTAAGatgaataacaattttttattatctagAAGTCAGGGGTGAACCAATCTTAATTTAaagaatatgaaatttaaaaaaatataattttatttttatgtaaagaAATGTTCGAAtgtttttaacactttttgacactctgtatatgtctCAGGTCGAACGTCGTATCGACGGCTACATTACGCTATACATTTAGTGGTTAAACACTTAGGAAGAGATTGGCTGTTTCCTACTAAAGtgatagaaaaaaatgctCAAGTGGAATTTGTCTATGAGCCCCACAATAAGCCGAATAGAGCTGGTCTAGAGCAAATCACAAGTCCTAAGTCGAGAAAGTTGCTTACAGCTCCTGAGCTCCTTCGCAAAGCTCGGGAAGCTAGAATAAAGGCCGAGAAGGAAAAATATGGCAGCAACGCTTCACTTTCATCTAATGGAAGTTTGAGTGATTCTTTGATTGATCAAGATGGAAATAGACATTTAGATattgggaataaaaaaaacgttttgaagctcgaatggTAAGTTTTGCAGCATCTTCGACTTGTTACCGATTACAATTAAGACATAcgttattatttctttaatattttattaatttcatctTTGTACATTTGGTTTTAACTTTTCTGTATCCTCAACCCAACCCATGCTTTAGGTTCAATAAAACGCTTAACTGTGTACAGAAAGACACagtaataaacattttaaagggAGTTTCCCGTCCACTTCCCTATATAATCTTTGGACCTCCTGGGACGGGAAAAACTGTGACAGTCACCGAGAGTGTTTTACAGGTGATGAGATTGGTGCCAAAGAGCCGGATTTTAGTAGCTACACCATCGAATAGCGCAGCTGATTTGATTGCTTTGAGACTTATTGGTAAACTCatgttaaaataaagtttaaactCTATCCATAACGGCAAAGGTCTCAACTGAACGGTtacaaacattatttaaacagAGGTTCTCAGTGAAATCCATCATGACCGGTCCTTACCTCCTAGACTATAGatgatttttgagatatcatCGTTAATATCTTAAActcgtcaaaatatgaaagcTTATATTTAGATTGagtttaaactttaatttaatgttctaAGAAGTTTTAGCAATTTGCAAATTGAATTCATTTAGATTCGGGAGTCGTAAGGCCAGGAAATTTGGTACGCTTGGTCTCAGTAAATTATGCGATGAGCGATAACATCCCTCTCAAATTGACCCCCTATTGTGCCACTGGAAGTGTCGCCATAGAAGGCTGCTCGGAcgagaatattttaattcagaaTGGAATGACTTTCGGTAGGATTTAGTGACGGGGAACtctgaaaaactgaaaattattattctcagACTGCAGCAGATCCGTATTGGGTAGGCACAAAATTACCGTCACCACGTGTTCTGCAGCTGGGATTTTACATACCATGGCTTTTCCCAGAGGGCATTTCTCACACATTTTCGTGGACGAGGCGGGGCAGGCGTCGGAACCGGAAGTCATGATTcctgtttcttttttggaCAAATATTCCGGGCAAATTATTTTAGCTGGTGTGTTTTGGATGTCTTTTTTATGATGTTCTAAGATTTTACAGTTCttctttttttgctaaaaataaaattaggaaTCTTTCAACGGAATCCTTTCTCACTATTCATCTCTTAGGCGATCCCATGCAGCTTGGGCCTGTGATTCTTTGCTGTATAGCTAAACAGTGCGGTCTGGATGAATCCTATTTGGAGCGCCTCACAAACCGATTTCCTTATGTCAGGGATTTGCAGGGATTCGCAGAGAGCGGCGGCTACGATCCGCGATTTATCACTAGACTTCTTTATAATTATCGAAGTTTGGAAACCATTTTGAATCTCTTCAGTTCATTGTTTTACCACGGAGATCTTATCCCTACGGTGAGTAAATATAGTATAATGCGCCATAATCTGCATAAGTTACTTAGTCCTTCTCATAATCACTATGACAATCGTGTGGGTTTAacacaaataaacatttcaatatAGATTTCCTCGACTGAAAGCAAGCAGGCCCACTTGCTCAACTCACTGAAACCAATTTTACCTAAAACAGTTAATGGAGAAGTACCTGCAATCGTTTTTCATGGAGTAGAAGGCGAAAACTATCAAACCGCAGACTCCCCATCCTGGTACAATCCCCACGAAGCAGCCCAAGTTTTCTATTACATGAACGAGTTTCTTAGGCTGGGAGTGCAGGCTTCTGCTATAGGAATTATTACCCCGTATGCTAAACAGGTTCGTTGTGAAATTTAAGTACTTCAAATGAGGCTACATGTGAGGTTTGATTAGGTGCGCGAAATCCGTACTATTCTCCGAGAAGCTGAATTTCCAGTGCCCAAAGTGGGGACTGTTGACGATTTCCAAGGGCAAGAGTTTGATATTATCGTGCTGTCTACGGTGAGGTCCTCAAGTGACCTATTGCCCTGCGATCTGCAACACAGTCTGGGCTTCGTGTCCAGTCCCAGGCGCCTTAACGTTGCCATATCTCGATCGAAGGCTTTGTTAATCATCATCGGCAATCCCCGATTGTTAGCTAAAGACATTTATTGGAGGACTGTAATTCAGGACTGCGTGACTAATGGGGCGTACACTGGGTGTTCTTTTAGTACCTAATGGTAAGTCTGAAAATTGACTATGTGTAATTATAAAAcacgtattttttaataaaatcttcctttatttgggacaaacaaaacaacaaagtaagacttgaacaaaattaaaaataaaaaaaaatcattcgtCCTTTCGTTCTTCGACACTCTCCCCTTTGAGGAATCTTTGCACTGCGTTCGATTCGAATATGATGCAGGATAAAAGAGCGCCTGTGCAGGATCCTACCCAGTAGGTGAACAGGTGTTCGACAATAGTGTTACCTGCGCATCCGAACTTCAGAGAGGTGGCCAAAGCTGGGTTGAAGTAGCCACCGGATAGGTTAAACGCTGTAAAGTCGAAAAATGGTtgttaaatttggttttatctcattaaaaccaaaatttgaatgaaaattagtACACTAGTGATACTCATttcttgtaaatattaatgtcGGCCAGAACATTATCCAACTTAATAAAGTTGGGTGTATTAAGTACTTGAAGTTGGCTGAGTTGAAAAgactatttttcaaataacatcaTAAAAAATCAAGGAGAGACAAATCTGGAAATTGCGAATTCCATTCAATTCCTTTCCTTCTTCGAATCCGTTGTCCTCAAAATCTTGAAATACAGTTTTACCATACTACAACTGCATAACGTGGAGGTGCAGTATTTCTACATAAGACTGAAATCAATTCGGCCTTTCACGACTTATCGAGCGTACACACGAGCGTAAAAAAGAGATGGGCATAatgcattattattattttttattatattattgatTATAATAATCAATGATAAAATCTTGTGTTCAAAACACTTCATTGAATACTCACCTAAAACAACCATCGTTGTGGCAAAGAACGCATCGACAACCGCGCAAAACTTGAAAGATTTCACAGCCAAAATTTTTGACACCACCCTGCAGGAACAAGTAAGGGCGCACTCAACTATAGACCCCAAAACCATGTCGACTTGCAAATCTGCTGTACATTCTTCATAGGCTTTGTCTTTATGGGTCTCTGCCAGTTCCATGGCCCAAAGTAGCTGCACGTATCTAAACATGAATATCACTTTATTCAATGTCATTGGTTAGATTATGATACCGTCCTTTTTCTGCACCTATTACTAACTAATTAACATCATAGTCCCTAATGAATTCATTTTGCTATGTTAAGCTCTCACCTAAATGTAAACACAGCTGCGACTAGCTGGACCCCAATAATTTTGAGTGCAGATTGCCAGGTTCTTCCACCTGTGAAAGCCTCCTCCATAGGACAATAGGGGCAAGCGGTGGCGTCGCCCCACTTTGTGGACCACCACAGAGTTAATAGCCATAACAGTAAAGCGTATGTCCCCACTCCGAAGTTTTCTGCAACTGTTTAAGCAGTAGAGCCTGTTCTACATGTTATTCCAACTTATAAAACGTCTCGCTTTGCCATCGAATGAAGATAAATTTCCTAATATGAATAATGGACAATGAATGTGGCCCAAAAACATCTACTTACCACAGGACCAAACgagattttttacatattggaATAACACATATGGCCTTAATAGTGAACCTAATCAATGTGAGCAAATAATATTTGCAGGTACCATTAtacattttataatatataatcATAATGCTATATATTTTCGTCAGTTAGGTTTAATC encodes:
- the LOC136348395 gene encoding probable RNA helicase armi; its protein translation is MFSYILSFFRNPHPELSYEEASAILAQNEELTVIESQLEASDCGDSVETIQKFHEVSSRKDNNFFTKVGSITGTKDEKFIIDTCYEFSNEDSKQHFQVGDRVSYQMLVSEGKIDIYNVTFINTWDSVVPRENIAAIRVMVCKVEKREKRIVFLTPGDIKVNLDHTHVEFIPHVGDWVEVEVKYEVNEHALDLSGEIIEVNKLWPMRPHIEAGKVTLWDPQKNCGIINRKIFIDRDSLSCGYIPVIGDEVVAEIIESEQNGCSWRALKVLPEFISNRFKNVKSDDNRKFELTHPALEISNCFLNFDKLGQSRIFNINLENKSKEIFKLLSLKVSENSQIALTDQLQKPKEILPNSKFNLELSCTPKTIGISNEFIEFTFESFTLGKYVNISVNLGINGRYYQKSKHVPNYNNIYSSSKQLIRGQKQGFVRFQAFKFPNYDIPKKMLDLVIQHGGAKNYNVDLIEKLKVVQRSLFSNLDPINYEEKFHALLHMDEIANLIHIRQYDQERACFIPNKDFLMLEIENLAEKRPSIILGDRIIASNPFGNSNEEFEGNVFKVGAKHIYLKFSPMFHDMYRGEDYSVRIIPGRTSYRRLHYAIHLVVKHLGRDWLFPTKVIEKNAQVEFVYEPHNKPNRAGLEQITSPKSRKLLTAPELLRKAREARIKAEKEKYGSNASLSSNGSLSDSLIDQDGNRHLDIGNKKNVLKLEWFNKTLNCVQKDTVINILKGVSRPLPYIIFGPPGTGKTVTVTESVLQVMRLVPKSRILVATPSNSAADLIALRLIDSGVVRPGNLVRLVSVNYAMSDNIPLKLTPYCATGSVAIEGCSDENILIQNGMTFDCSRSVLGRHKITVTTCSAAGILHTMAFPRGHFSHIFVDEAGQASEPEVMIPVSFLDKYSGQIILAGDPMQLGPVILCCIAKQCGLDESYLERLTNRFPYVRDLQGFAESGGYDPRFITRLLYNYRSLETILNLFSSLFYHGDLIPTISSTESKQAHLLNSLKPILPKTVNGEVPAIVFHGVEGENYQTADSPSWYNPHEAAQVFYYMNEFLRLGVQASAIGIITPYAKQVREIRTILREAEFPVPKVGTVDDFQGQEFDIIVLSTVRSSSDLLPCDLQHSLGFVSSPRRLNVAISRSKALLIIIGNPRLLAKDIYWRTVIQDCVTNGAYTGCSFST
- the AQP gene encoding aquaporin-11 isoform X2, giving the protein MQALQATSTKKSNAFGLHPLALSIIYILLTLYLAEQLRKLVNHFTKNETLVRQLLLEFIATLELCAACFELLIVAENFGVGTYALLLWLLTLWWSTKWGDATACPYCPMEEAFTGGRTWQSALKIIGVQLVAAVFTFRYVQLLWAMELAETHKDKAYEECTADLQVDMVLGSIVECALTCSCRVVSKILAVKSFKFCAVVDAFFATTMVVLAFNLSGGYFNPALATSLKFGCAGNTIVEHLFTYWVGSCTGALLSCIIFESNAVQRFLKGESVEERKDE
- the AQP gene encoding aquaporin-11 isoform X1; the encoded protein is MRPNAAGFPKILARALKNAGITGHNKKSNAFGLHPLALSIIYILLTLYLAEQLRKLVNHFTKNETLVRQLLLEFIATLELCAACFELLIVAENFGVGTYALLLWLLTLWWSTKWGDATACPYCPMEEAFTGGRTWQSALKIIGVQLVAAVFTFRYVQLLWAMELAETHKDKAYEECTADLQVDMVLGSIVECALTCSCRVVSKILAVKSFKFCAVVDAFFATTMVVLAFNLSGGYFNPALATSLKFGCAGNTIVEHLFTYWVGSCTGALLSCIIFESNAVQRFLKGESVEERKDE